One Pseudodesulfovibrio sp. S3 genomic window, GGGGAAGGGGAGGAGAAAGCCCTTTTCAAAGGGTTTCTCCTCCCCTTCCCCCGGCCGCCGGAGGCTTACTTATTTATCGCGTGAGATGGCGAAGGGGGAGAAGGCCTGTTGGACGGGCATGACTTCGAGGGCGTTGATGTTGACGTGCGGGGGCAGGGTGGTGGTCCAGTAGACTATTTCGGCTATGTCTTCGGGGGTGATGGGTTGGGTGCCTTCGTAGACCTTGTCGGCGGCTTTTTTGTCGCCCTTGAAGCGGACCACGGAGAATTCGGTTTCGCACAGGCCGGGTTCTATGTTGGTGACGCGGACCTTGGTGCCGAGGAGGTCGGCCAGGAGATTTTTGGAGAAGTGGTTTACGTAGGCCTTGGTGCCGCCGTAGCAGTTGCCGCCGGGGTAGGGGTAGGTTCCGGCCACTGAGCCGAGGTTGACGATGTGGCCCTTGTTGCGTTCGACCATGGAGGGCAATACGGCCCGGGTCATGTACATGAGGCCCTTGATGTTGGTATCCACCATGGCGTCCCAGTCGTCCAGGTCGCAGGACTGGGCCGGTTCCAGGCCG contains:
- a CDS encoding SDR family oxidoreductase — encoded protein: MPKTVLITGATAGFGKAMAQRYANEGWNLILTGRRAERLEELKTGLAPAKVHTLCFDVRDRQACQQAVDSLPAEFKGIDVLVNNAGLALGLEPAQSCDLDDWDAMVDTNIKGLMYMTRAVLPSMVERNKGHIVNLGSVAGTYPYPGGNCYGGTKAYVNHFSKNLLADLLGTKVRVTNIEPGLCETEFSVVRFKGDKKAADKVYEGTQPITPEDIAEIVYWTTTLPPHVNINALEVMPVQQAFSPFAISRDK